In Anopheles gambiae chromosome 2, idAnoGambNW_F1_1, whole genome shotgun sequence, a single window of DNA contains:
- the LOC1274574 gene encoding glycosylated lysosomal membrane protein, whose amino-acid sequence MVSANKHTWISPLGFVVSVLLLNVALCDEPSKLQRKLTATLNPGCREFCENNTAITLVHIAATSDTDTIHYVWDFTGKPTILVALTSKQAEFHIDWPRLMESKTGSVRFTEAPQYTFMAIINRIFQYNDADDRAMLDEGTNAFVYDPHNFIWNRSLLWSNEEGVMMAINAGDDFLFKLNAYSSKDHGMDFPHLLHTSNSTQIDIVFNNITNRFANPRFAIELMFVVSEQAVVGSEFEVTKRKTLDDEHTPGIFEIVDVLSPGAFTFSAGGYIEYRPVSYTHPERDVATSTETRQSQPITVRSPSAVLQTTLAYALYGNKLDSYLVQGMNVSFGVSEDGFYRKTNYTTMTFQVGYGMPPVEELSAFVLIVAGIGIGVPLVVLIASSIYVCTKKLRNRDRFQQQRL is encoded by the exons ATGGTATCGGCAAACAAGCATACATGGATTTCGCCCTTAGGCTTTGTTGTGTCAGTGCTGCTTCTAAACGTTGCCCTTTGTGATGAGCCCAGCAAATTACAGCGAAAA CTTACTGCTACGCTGAATCCTGGTTGCAGAGAATTCTGCGAAAATAACACAGCCATCACACTGGTGCATATTGCGGCCACGTCCGACACGGACACGATCCATTATGTGTGGGATTTTACCGGCAAGCCTACCATTCTGGTAGCACTAACTAGCAAGCAGGCCGAATTCCACATCGATTGGCCCAGGTTGATGGAGAGCAAAACGGGATCCGTACGATTTACCGAGGCACCGCAATACACGTTCATGGCGATTATCAATCGG ATTTTTCAATACAATGATGCCGACGATCGAGCAATGCTGGATGAGGGGACGAATGCATTCGTTTACGACCCACACAACTTCATCTGGAACCGGAGCCTACTATGGTCGAACGAGGAGGGCGTCATGATGGCGATAAATGCCGGCGATGATTTCCTGTTCAAG TTGAATGCCTACTCGTCGAAAGATCATGGCATGGACTTTCCACATCTGTTACACACTTCCAACTCCACCCAAATTGACATCGTGTTTAACAACATAACGAACCGTTTCGCCAATCCACGGTTCGCAATAGAGCTAATGTTTGTCGTCTCAGAGCAAGCCGTTGTCGGATCGGAGTTTGAGGTCACGAAACGCAAAACGCTGGATGACGAGCACACGCCGGGCATCTTCGAAATCGTTGACGTACTATCACCGGGAGCTTTCACTTTTTCAGCCGGTGGCTACATCGAGTATCGCCCTGTTTCCTACACCCACCCGGAACGAGATGTGGCCACCTCGACCGAAACACGACAAAGTCAGCCGATCACTGTACGGTCCCCGTCGGCCGTGCTGCAAACCACTCTGGCGTACGCACTGTACGGTAACAAGCTGGACAGCTATCTAGTGCAGGGCATGAATGTTTCGTTCGGCGTCAGCGAGGATGGCTTCTATCGCAAGACCAACTACACCACCATGACCTTCCAGGTTGGGTACGGAATGCCACCGGTCGAGGAGTTGTCCGCATTCGTGCTGATTGTGGCCGGCATCGGGATCGGAGTACCGCTGGTTGTGCTGATCGCTAGCTCAATTTACGTTTGCACAAAGAAACTACGCAATCGGGACCGATTCCAGCAACAGCGGCTGTAA
- the LOC1274572 gene encoding 5'-3' exoribonuclease 1 has product MGVPKFFRYMSERYPCLSELLRENQVPEFDNLYLDMNGIIHNCSHPNDADVHFRISEEMIFEGIFHYVEYLFKLIRPQQVFFIAVDGVAPRAKMNQQRGRRFRSAAEAQDLLEKAKAKGEEISSESPFDSNCITPGTSFMVRLQNALQHFIQVKIATDRLWKACTVILSGHETPGEGEHKIMEYIRHAKAQPGFNPNTRHCLYGLDADLIMLGLCTHERYFSLLREEVKFGKNDKKTSNLKEIRFYLLHLTLLSEYLELEFASVRDRLRFPFDIHKLIDDWILLVYLVGNDFIPHMPHLHINENALPTLYEAYMDVLPNMDGYINEAGILNLPRLQMLMRRLANFDRDMFLDRYTDLKYLEGKCGKNNLDAFDVDANEIIGASEMDKDLMALIMSSEMLDSEGEDNAAPVTLGDIENDPELFEQEFKNYKRNYYMSKMGYADFTEEVRAEQAECYIRALQWTLHYYYRGVVSWSWYYPHHYAPFISDVDNFAHLKLDYELARPFLPFQQLLSVLPAASKQHLPSAYHQLMTDPNSSVYDFYPVNFATDLNGKQQAWEAVVLIPFIDEKRLLKAMGPCDAFLTDEEKQRNVHGPMLKYQYDTKQHAPLEAKYGFDRVDELHVKCSEIWRDDLRVAENRLVLGPSQGAVLHGYAKGFPTFAHLPYHGELKELRVKIFNFASKNESMVVVLDTPDGQSSDTAELAKELLGKVVHVSWPHLMEAIVVRVSDRSKTYERNSEPLPTDERSFNMWCRSIIEHNNNRLAINVGTIKQLVHVRIAVGTEYVLKDNGFVLKKLWNTIDTAYPAQTIIQDLQDIMAKQKPYIEMEEMFPRESVVFLRATEFYGSMGNVVDVSGSTKRVQARFLVYEEPDLGQVYNVHRQSLQGYRNANDTAAMLGISVGLLLQLTGSILVAPGGHRALNVDEKSLNIGLRLRMISKDEEAVGYCRKVNKTWLFSDKTVKLMQQYMERAPGLFEKLDCSRKTNVHFETDLFGEGNEGKLQELYDWLKVQEHVNSERRSCGIILLEEKAIEALAETIDKYQTLHQPKVQTMFVDPKELYRPGMKNAKMIDPSAHFELLDRIIVVQEKEDVPVGARGTIIGIHRVSDPNPVRREAIGQEDTNFEVLFDKPFYKGVDIYNISSTEKRVLRLSQSVIMNISHGKASAGYRYKISVDRSNAVRKETPAATEGRSANKSMATAESIQRRVNERIGKRSNAMNNVSLAGTSATRPTEQNVMQQKDGDQQRKIEFERLWRKLKESPKAPGELFDAMDIQNIVQAPPAEKSSWRRKPEDDATLPKKDGEQWNGDNMTGYLKQMLRIDEKAGSEKGSEKSVNPASIAVPAPASLPKPPIQWQTQAASKSPAKGPTAVPLTEVNETTKNNTNNTANQFIAQYMKTPQPQMASMAQPMHLGFRPMLRPPTHTFDPRHPQPQFGPMIMQPVFMQTGTNMHQSMGAFQQPAMPPFPQNMPMRPPVPFPNRMENNVPFPPHGHGLNNAPAKMMVQQQQQQQQQQQQQHQQQHHQQKQQHQVQPHYPSNWGPKGPQHLSYNKNNPAGNGAFVPLQAMKKTAKGKSGGGSGSANYSNVSNVAAAAASETLNSQNVKNQPTPPSKTNGQTTGGFNEKNARRRQEVEQKQAEVKQGFATFLSQKSDTKQQKNKHNSNTSTAKKQSTVVTAVKDQDGQIEDTSVVKQAPSKSKPKTRIAARFGVASEG; this is encoded by the exons ATGGGAGTGCCAAAGTTTTTCCGCTACATGAGCGAAAGGTATCCTTGCTTAAGCGAGCTGCTGAGGGAAAACCAG GTGCCCGAATTCGACAACTTGTATTTGGATATGAACGGAATCATACACAACTGCTCCCACCCGAACGATGCGGACGTGCACTTTCGGATTTCGGAGGAAATGATTtttgaaggcatctttcactacgTGGAGTATCTGTTCAAACTGATTCGACCGCAGCAAGTGTTCTTCATCGCTGTCGACGGTGTGGCACCGCGCGCTAAAATGAACCAACAGCGTGGACGTCGCTTCCGTTCGGCGGCTGAGGCTCAGGACCTGCTAGAAAAGGCTAAGGCGAAAGGAGAGGAGATCTCTTCGGAAAGCCCGTTTGACAGCAACTGCATAACACCGGGGACTAGCTTTATGGTTAGGCTGCAGAATGCTCTGCAACACTTCATACAGGTGAAAATAGCGACCGATCGTCTGTGGAAAGCTTGTACGGTCATCCTCAGTGGTCACGAG ACGCCAGGCGAGGGAgaacacaaaataatggagTACATCAGGCACGCGAAGGCTCAGCCCGGGTTTAACCCAAACACGCGGCACTGTCTGTATGGCTTGGACGCGGATTTAATCATGCTTGGACTGTGCACACACGAGCGCTACTTCTCGCTCCTAAGGGAAGAAGTCAAATTTggcaaaaatgacaaaaaaacgtCAAATTTAAAAGAGATCCGGTTCTACTTGCTTCATCTGACGCTACTTAGTGAATATCTTGAACTGGAATTCGCCAGCGTTCGCGATCGGCTGCGGTTCCCGTTCGACATTCACAAGCTCATCGACGACTGGATACTGCTGGTGTATTTGGTGGGGAATGATTTCATTCCTCATATGCCACACCTGCACATCAACGAAAATGCGCTTCCAACACTGTATGAAGCTTACATGGACGTATTGCCGAACATGGATGGCTACATAAACGAGGCTGGCATATTGAACTTACCTCGGCTGCAAATGCTTATGAGACGGCTTGCTAATTTCGATCGGGATATGTTTCTCGATCGTTACACCGACCTAAAGTATTTGGAGGGAAAGTGCGGCAAAAATAAC TTGGATGCTTTTGACGTCGACGCGAATGAGATAATCGGGGCGAGCGAGATGGACAAGGACTTGATGGCACTGATTATGTCATCGGAAATGCTGGACTCCGAGGGAGAAGACAATGCAGCACCGGTGACGCTGGGGGACATCGAAAATGACCCTGAATTATTTGAACAAGAATTTAAGAACTACAAACGAAACTACTACATGAGCAAGATGGGATACGCGGATTTCACTGA GGAGGTGCGGGCAGAGCAGGCCGAATGCTACATTCGAGCCTTACAATGGACGCTCCATTACTATTACCGAGGCGTGGTATCATGGTCATGGTACTATCCTCATCATTATGCTCCGTTCATTAGTGATGTCGACAATTTTGCACATCTCAAGCTAGACTATGAGCTGGCGAGACCGTTTTTGCCGTTCCAGCAGTTGCTCAGTGTGCTGCCCGCAGCCAGCAAACAACATTTGCCGTCCGCGTACCACCAACTGATGACCGATCCCAACAGCTCGGTGTATGATTTTTACCCGGTCAATTTCGCCACAGATTTGAACGGCAAGCAGCAAGCGTGGGAAGCGGTCGTACTGATTCCATTCATCGACGAAAAGCGTCTGCTTAAGGCGATGGGTCCGTGTGATGCGTTTTTGACGGACGAGGAAAAGCAGCGGAACGTGCATGGGCCCATGTTGAAGTATCAGTACGATACCAAGCAGCATGCACCCCTGGAGGCAAAGTATGGATTTGATCGCGTTGACGAGCTGCATGTGAAATGTAGCGAAATATGGCGAGACGATCTGCGCGTTGCAGAAAACAGACTAGTTTTAGGACCATCGCAGGGCGCAGTGCTGCACGGGTATGCGAAAGGATTTCCCACCTTTGCACATTTGCCGTACCAT GGCGAGTTGAAGGAATTACGGGTAAAGATTTTTAACTTTGCCAGTAAAAATGAAAGTATGGTTGTTGTGCTAGATACGCCCGATGGACAGTCATCAGACACTGCCGAGCTGGCAAAAGAGCTCCTAGGAAAGGTGGTACACGTTAGTTGGCCACACCTCATGGAAGCCATAGTGGTACGGGTGTCGGATCGATCTAAGACGTACGAACGTAACAGCGAACCGTTGCCGACTGACGAACGATCATTCAACATGTGGTGCAGATCGATTATTGAGCA caacaacaaccggCTCGCTATAAACGTGGGTACGATTAAACAACTAGTGCACGTAAGGATCGCTGTAGGCACGGAGTATGTGCTAAAGGACAATGGTTTCGTGCTGAAGAAACTGTGGAACACCATCGATACGGCATATCCAGCTCAG ACCATTATTCAAGACCTGCAAGATATTATGGCCAAGCAAAAACCGTACATTGAGATGGAGGAAATGTTCCCGCGAGAAAGCGTCGTGTTTTTACGTGCCACAGAATTTTACGGCAGTATGGGCAATGTGGTGGATGTATCAGGCTCCACGAAACGGGTGCAGGCACGTTTTCTTGTGTACGAGGAACCCGATCTGGGGCAGGTATATAACGTACATCGCCAGTCGCTACAGGGCTACCGGAATGCCAACGATACCGCGGCAATGCTCGGTATCTCGGTTggtttgctgctgcagttgaCAGGCTCAATATTGGTTGCACCCGGTGGGCATCGTGCGCTTAACGTGGACGAGAAGTCGTTGAATATCGGATTGCGCCTTCGAATGATATCGAAGGACGAGGAAGCGGTAGGCTACTGtcgaaaagtaaacaaaacatgGTTATTTTCCGACAAAACCGTGAAGCTGATGCAGCAATACATGGAACGAGCTCCCGGGCTCTTTGAAAAGCTTGATTGCTCTCGTAAAACGAACGTTCACTTTGAGACGGATCTGTTCGGCgaagggaacgaagggaagcTGCAGGAGCTGTACGACTGGTTGAAGGTGCAGGAACACGTGAATTCTGAAAGGCGCAGCTGCGGAATCATACTGCTGGAAGAGAAAGCAATAGAAGCTCTAGCCGAGACCATTGACAAGTACCAAACATTGCATCAACCCAAGGTGCAGACCATGTTTGTCGACCCGAAAGAGCTGTATCGCCCGGGGATGAAAAATGCGAAAATGATCGATCCGTCGGCGCACTTTGAGTTGCTGGATCGTATAATTGTGGTGCAGGAAAAAGAAGATGTACCGGTAGGCGCACGAGGCACCATTATCGGGATACACCGCGTATCGGACCCCAATCCTGTGCGACGCGAAGCGATTGGACAGGAGGATACAAACTTTGAGGTGCTTTTCGATAAACCTTTCTACAAGGGCGTTGATATTTACAACATATCTAGTACCGAGAAGCGGGTGCTAAGACTATCGCAAAGTGTCATTATGAACATTTCCCACGGCAAAGCATCCGCTGGATATCGATACAAAATATCAGTGGACAGGAGCAATGCCGTACGAAAAGAAACGCCAGCAGCGACTGAAGGCAGAAGCGCAAACAAATCTATGGCAACGGCGGAATCGATTCAAAGGCGTGTAAATGAACGCATCGGTAAGCGTAGTAACGCAATGAACAATGTATCTCTCGCCGGTACATCGGCTACCCGGCCGACTGAGCAAAACGTCATGCAGCAGAAGGACGGCGACCAGCAGCGAAAAATCGAGTTCGAGCGCTTGTGGAGAAAGCTGAAGGAATCTCCAAAGGCTCCGGGCGAACTGTTTGATGCAATGGACATACAAAACATTGTGCAGGCTCCACCCGCGGAGAAAAGCTCCTGGCGCCGAAAACCCGAGGATGATGCTACTCTCCCGAAGAAGGATGGCGAACAATGGAATGGAGATAATATGACAGGATATTTGAAGCAAATGTTACGCATCGACGAAAAAGCTGGAAGCGAAAAGGGGAGCGAGAAAAGTGTAAACCCTGCAAGTATTGCCGTGCCCGCCCCAGCTAGTTTGCCGAAACCACCGATTCAGTGGCAAACGCAAGCCGCTTCAAAGAGTCCGGCAAAGGGACCGACAGCGGTTCCTTTGACGGAAGTAAAtgaaacaacgaaaaataacACTAACAACACAGCGAACCAATTTATTGCACAATATATGAAAACTCCACAGCCCCAAATGGCTTCCATGGCACAACCGATGCACCTCGGCTTCAGACCGATGCTCCGTCCGCCAACGCACACGTTTGATCCGCGACATCCACAGCCACAGTTCGGGCCTATGATTATGCAACCAGTATTTATGCAGACGGGTACGAACATGCACCAGTCCATGGGAGCATTCCAGCAGCCAGCTATGCCACCATTTCCCCAGAACATGCCAATGCGACCACCGGTACCGTTCCCTAACAGAATGGAAAACAATGTACCGTTTCCGCCACACGGGCATGGATTGAACAATGCGCCAGCAAAGATGatggtacagcagcagcagcagcagcagcagcaacagcaacagcaacatcaacagcaacatcatcaacagaagcaacagcatcaaGTACAACCACACTATCCCTCCAACTGGGGCCCAAAAGGGCCGCAGCATTTGTCATACAACAAGAACAATCCTGCCGGTAATGGTGCTTTTGTGCCATTGCAGGCAATGAAAAAGACAGCTAAGGGCAAATCGGGAGGAGGAAGCGGTAGTGCTAACTATAGCAACGTTAGTAatgtggcagcagcagcagctagtgAGACTTTGAATAGCCAGAATGTCAAAAATCAGCCCACACCACCATCAAAAACCAACGGGCAAACTACCGGTGGTTTTAATGAGAAAAATGCTCGCCGAAGGCAGGAGGTGGAACAAAAGCAAGCGGAAGTTAAGCAGGGCTTTGCCACTTTCCTTTCTCAAAAGTCGGacacaaagcaacaaaaaaataagcacaacagcaacacgtCGACGGCAAAGAAGCAGTCCACGGTGGTGACGGCTGTGAAGGACCAGGATGGTCAGATTGAGGACACTTCTGTCGTGAAG CAAGCTCCTTCTAAATCCAAGCCGAAGACACGCATTGCCGCACGGTTCGGAGTTGCCTCCGAGGGCTAA